A single window of Hymenobacter sp. APR13 DNA harbors:
- a CDS encoding L,D-transpeptidase family protein yields MESPFPLVSGPGAVVSLRTLLDTVALGSTATYEKLALKAGFAVQSFYLQRNFAPAWTHPDSGWNHSATQALSLLKRAPAFGLNPESYAWPLLQSLPDSLQHASSVAGSLSGFELRLTDALLRYAAHLRYGRLQPFTTIPASLSELAAQQSIERLTYALAAAEFETAFLACQPTSATYQALQQVWRRTLPPDSVLTGLAQPTYGNAADFRRVALNLERLRWDVALPDSETYIVVNIPTYSLHIVENGRVVRTHRVVVGKPETPTPVLSSRITVFMTAPEWRVPHSIAVREILPELQEDPGFLADNNYHLFDARNRPVNPWRVRWSRVTPQTFGYTIRQEAGRHNALGNLVFYFANQHAIYLHDTPARALFREPRRARSHGCIRVEKPLELAAYLLGREKQQAALPDIRRNISTHTTCRYDLAQGLPIRIRYTTCEVQNSRLRFHPDIYCLDEDLDTVLASP; encoded by the coding sequence ATGGAATCCCCATTCCCGCTGGTCTCGGGCCCAGGCGCGGTAGTTTCGCTGCGCACCCTGCTGGATACGGTAGCTCTCGGCTCGACGGCCACTTACGAGAAGCTAGCCCTCAAAGCCGGTTTCGCGGTCCAGTCCTTCTATCTGCAGCGCAACTTCGCCCCTGCCTGGACGCACCCCGATTCCGGCTGGAACCATAGCGCTACCCAGGCGCTTTCCCTGCTCAAGCGCGCCCCCGCCTTTGGACTTAACCCCGAGTCCTATGCCTGGCCCCTGCTACAGTCCCTGCCCGACTCGCTGCAGCATGCCTCCAGTGTGGCCGGCAGCCTAAGTGGGTTTGAGTTGCGCCTGACAGACGCGCTGTTGCGCTACGCTGCCCACCTGCGCTACGGACGGCTTCAACCATTCACTACAATTCCCGCTTCTCTGAGCGAGCTGGCAGCCCAACAAAGCATCGAACGGCTCACGTATGCGTTGGCTGCGGCAGAGTTTGAAACAGCATTTCTAGCATGCCAACCCACTAGTGCCACGTACCAAGCCCTGCAACAAGTATGGCGCCGCACGCTCCCCCCCGATTCGGTACTGACGGGTCTGGCACAGCCGACATACGGTAACGCGGCCGATTTTCGCCGGGTAGCCCTCAACCTGGAGCGGCTGCGGTGGGATGTGGCCCTACCCGACTCGGAAACGTACATAGTGGTTAATATTCCGACGTATTCGCTGCACATCGTGGAAAATGGGCGCGTTGTCCGGACGCACCGGGTTGTGGTCGGCAAACCGGAAACGCCGACTCCTGTTCTCAGCAGCCGCATTACGGTGTTCATGACGGCCCCCGAGTGGCGCGTACCACATAGCATCGCCGTGCGCGAGATTTTGCCCGAATTACAGGAAGACCCCGGATTTCTGGCTGATAACAATTATCACCTGTTTGATGCCCGCAACCGTCCGGTTAATCCGTGGCGAGTCCGCTGGAGCCGCGTAACCCCACAAACCTTTGGCTATACAATTCGACAGGAAGCCGGCAGACATAACGCTCTGGGCAATCTGGTATTCTACTTCGCCAATCAGCATGCCATCTATCTTCATGACACGCCAGCTCGGGCCCTGTTTCGGGAGCCGCGTCGCGCGCGCAGCCATGGGTGCATCCGGGTTGAAAAACCGCTGGAGCTGGCAGCTTATTTGTTAGGGCGAGAAAAGCAGCAAGCCGCCCTACCCGACATCCGACGCAACATCTCCACCCATACTACCTGCCGGTACGACCTGGCTCAAGGCCTGCCGATCCGCATCCGTTATACCACATGTGAAGTTCAAAATAGCCGCTTACGCTTTCATCCGGATATCTACTGCCTAGATGAGGACCTGGATACTGTGTTAGCATCTCCTTGA
- a CDS encoding HD domain-containing protein, which yields METALISRTADFVREKFLHEGSGHDWEHIRRVWQVARALAQDTPEANPLHTELGALLHDVADWKFHDGDEEAGPRAARAWLESQHAPESVIQAVETIIREVSFKGLGVPTPMSTIEGALVQDADRLDAIGAIGVARAFAYGGHKGRPLHDPTVPPVQHASFASYKQNVAPTINHFYEKLLHLRERLNTPAARRVAEQRHAFMEAFLTQFLREWEGQDLG from the coding sequence TTGGAAACTGCCCTTATCAGCCGTACTGCCGACTTCGTTCGGGAAAAGTTCTTACACGAAGGTTCCGGGCACGACTGGGAGCATATCCGCCGGGTGTGGCAGGTGGCCCGGGCCCTGGCCCAGGACACTCCCGAAGCTAACCCGCTGCACACCGAGCTGGGCGCGTTGCTGCACGACGTAGCCGACTGGAAGTTCCACGACGGCGACGAAGAAGCCGGCCCCCGGGCTGCCCGAGCCTGGCTGGAGAGCCAGCACGCGCCCGAAAGCGTTATTCAGGCCGTGGAAACCATCATCCGCGAAGTCAGCTTCAAAGGCCTTGGCGTGCCCACGCCCATGAGCACCATTGAAGGCGCGCTGGTGCAGGACGCCGACCGCCTCGATGCCATCGGGGCTATTGGGGTGGCCCGCGCCTTTGCCTACGGCGGGCACAAGGGCCGGCCGCTGCACGACCCCACGGTGCCGCCGGTGCAACACGCCTCGTTTGCCAGTTACAAGCAGAACGTGGCCCCCACCATCAACCATTTCTACGAGAAGCTGCTGCACTTGCGTGAGCGGCTTAATACGCCCGCTGCCCGCCGCGTTGCCGAGCAGCGCCACGCGTTTATGGAAGCCTTTTTGACGCAGTTTCTGCGCGAGTGGGAAGGTCAGGATCTGGGCTAA
- the gyrA gene encoding DNA gyrase subunit A has product MAEGEKIIPINIEDEMRGAYIDYSMSVIISRALPDVRDGLKPVHRRVLYGMSELGVSYNKSYKKSARIVGEVLGKYHPHGDSSVYDTMVRMAQDWSLRYPLVDGQGNFGSVDGDSPAAMRYTEARLKRLADELLGDLDKETVDFQPNFDDSLEEPSVMPAKFPNLLVNGTTGIAVGMATNMAPHNLTEVVSGIIAYLDNTDITVAELMEHVLAPDFPTGGTIYGYEGVKQAFETGRGRIVVRAKAHFETLPSGKEQIIITEIPYMVNKASMIEKTAALINEKKIEGIADLRDESDRDGMRIVYDLKRDAMPNVVLNQLYRYTQLQSSFGVNNVCLVKGRPMTLNLKELIHYFVEHRADVVVRRTRYELAEAQKRAHILEGLLIALDHLDEVIALIRGSRDGEVARGQLIERFSLSEVQARAILDMRLQRLTGLERDKIVQEYDELMKLVDYLKSVLASEELQRQIIKDELIDIRERYGDKRRTAIEYAGGDFSMEDMIADESMVITISNDGYIKRTPLAEYRAQGRGGIGARGAGSKQDDFTEHLFVATTHEYLLFFTELGRVFWLKVYEVPEGGKGAKGRPIQNLIEIPREDSVRSVLNVRGLRDPDYLENTYLMFCTEQGTVKKTPLEAYSRPRTAGINAITINEGDRLLDVRLTNGNSEIVVALRSGRAVRFPEGKVRSMGRTAAGVRGITLASDTDRVVGMVCVSDPTQELLVVSENGYGKRSELEEYRITNRGGKGVQAMKITEKTGALVAIKDVNDTDDLMIINKSGLTIRLRVADLRIIGRATQGVRLLKINEGDEISSVAKVAAEEEKEAELDALTGEGLTSAVEVADVTAEPEAADDADSVPTE; this is encoded by the coding sequence ATGGCGGAAGGCGAAAAAATCATTCCGATTAACATCGAAGACGAGATGCGCGGCGCCTACATCGATTACTCGATGTCGGTTATCATCTCCCGGGCCCTGCCCGACGTGCGCGACGGCCTCAAGCCCGTGCACCGGCGCGTGCTCTACGGCATGAGCGAGCTGGGCGTTTCCTACAATAAGTCCTACAAGAAATCAGCCCGTATCGTGGGCGAGGTGCTAGGTAAGTACCACCCGCACGGCGACTCCTCCGTGTACGACACGATGGTGCGTATGGCCCAGGACTGGAGCCTGCGCTACCCGCTCGTGGACGGTCAGGGTAACTTCGGCTCCGTCGACGGCGACTCACCGGCGGCTATGCGCTACACCGAGGCCCGCCTCAAGCGCCTCGCCGACGAGCTGCTGGGCGACCTGGACAAGGAAACTGTTGACTTCCAGCCCAACTTCGACGACTCGCTGGAAGAGCCGAGCGTGATGCCGGCCAAGTTTCCGAACCTGCTGGTGAATGGCACTACCGGCATTGCCGTGGGTATGGCCACCAACATGGCCCCGCACAACCTCACCGAAGTGGTGAGTGGCATCATTGCCTACCTCGACAACACGGATATCACCGTGGCCGAGCTCATGGAGCACGTACTGGCGCCCGACTTCCCGACCGGTGGCACCATCTACGGCTACGAAGGCGTGAAGCAGGCCTTTGAAACCGGCCGTGGCCGCATTGTGGTGCGGGCCAAGGCGCACTTCGAAACCCTGCCCAGCGGCAAGGAGCAGATCATCATCACCGAAATTCCCTACATGGTGAACAAGGCGTCGATGATCGAGAAGACGGCGGCCCTCATCAACGAGAAGAAGATCGAAGGCATCGCCGACCTGCGCGACGAGTCCGACCGCGACGGGATGCGCATTGTCTACGATCTGAAGCGCGACGCCATGCCCAACGTGGTGCTCAACCAACTCTACCGCTACACGCAGCTGCAGTCGTCGTTCGGCGTCAACAACGTGTGCCTGGTGAAAGGGCGCCCGATGACGCTCAACCTCAAGGAGCTGATCCACTACTTCGTGGAGCACCGCGCCGACGTGGTGGTGCGCCGCACGCGCTACGAGCTGGCCGAAGCCCAGAAGCGCGCCCACATCTTGGAAGGTCTACTCATCGCCCTCGACCACCTCGACGAGGTGATTGCCCTGATCCGGGGCTCCCGCGACGGCGAAGTGGCCCGCGGCCAGCTGATTGAGCGCTTCTCGCTGAGCGAGGTGCAGGCCCGCGCCATCCTCGATATGCGCCTGCAGCGCCTCACCGGCCTGGAGCGCGACAAGATTGTGCAGGAGTACGACGAGCTGATGAAGCTGGTCGATTACCTGAAGTCGGTGCTGGCCTCCGAGGAGCTGCAGCGCCAGATTATCAAGGACGAGCTGATCGATATTCGGGAGCGGTACGGCGACAAGCGCCGCACGGCCATCGAGTACGCCGGCGGCGATTTCTCGATGGAAGACATGATTGCCGACGAGAGCATGGTGATTACCATCTCCAACGACGGCTACATCAAGCGCACCCCGCTGGCCGAGTACCGGGCGCAGGGCCGCGGTGGGATAGGTGCCCGGGGCGCCGGCTCCAAGCAGGACGACTTCACCGAGCACCTATTCGTAGCCACCACCCACGAGTACCTGCTGTTCTTCACGGAGCTGGGCCGGGTGTTCTGGCTGAAGGTGTACGAAGTGCCGGAAGGCGGCAAAGGCGCCAAAGGCCGCCCTATCCAGAACCTGATTGAGATTCCACGCGAAGACTCAGTACGCTCCGTGCTGAACGTGCGCGGCCTCCGCGACCCGGACTACCTGGAAAACACTTACCTGATGTTCTGCACCGAGCAGGGCACGGTGAAGAAGACTCCCCTGGAAGCCTATTCTCGTCCGCGGACGGCCGGTATCAACGCCATTACCATCAACGAGGGCGACCGGCTGCTCGACGTGCGCCTGACCAACGGCAACTCCGAAATTGTGGTGGCGCTGCGTTCCGGTCGCGCTGTTCGTTTCCCCGAAGGCAAAGTGCGCTCCATGGGCCGCACGGCTGCCGGTGTTCGTGGCATCACGCTGGCTTCGGATACCGACCGGGTAGTAGGCATGGTCTGCGTTTCGGACCCCACGCAGGAGCTGCTGGTGGTGTCGGAAAACGGCTACGGCAAACGCTCGGAGCTGGAAGAGTACCGCATCACCAACCGCGGTGGTAAAGGGGTGCAGGCCATGAAAATCACCGAGAAAACCGGTGCGCTGGTCGCCATCAAGGACGTCAACGACACCGATGACCTGATGATTATCAACAAATCGGGGCTCACCATCCGCCTGCGGGTGGCTGATCTGCGCATCATCGGCCGGGCCACCCAGGGCGTCCGGCTGCTGAAAATCAACGAGGGTGATGAAATTTCTTCGGTGGCGAAAGTCGCGGCCGAGGAAGAAAAAGAAGCTGAGCTGGATGCACTTACCGGTGAAGGCCTGACGTCGGCGGTAGAAGTAGCCGATGTGACGGCCGAGCCGGAAGCTGCCGACGATGCAGATTCGGTGCCGACCGAATAG
- a CDS encoding tetratricopeptide repeat protein: MKKILLTLVAAAALTSASAQTSAVTNAILNQRQGLLDKARTDIDKAVLNEKTSTKAKTWYTRGEIYEAMAASPIYGKSLGAGEGTRTAFESYKKTIELEGKDGEYGKQATAKLDNLYGMALNAGVESYNGKDYDGAIKSYQMAQQIRPQDTTAYLYSAYAAEAKNDFATAKSTYGQLIAMNYKSPQMYGRMLQIARQEKNEAEAAKVIQQALQAYPNNKGFMLEDLNADLSAGRGKEALAKIDKAIAADPKNANLYAVKGSLLDQAKQPEEALKAYRQAVEAEPTNFDANFNLGVYNYNKAADLYTKASKMDLATYNKSGKKFEADGKKYFAEALPYFEKALAAQPEDRATISSLGKVYTKLGRNADAERMNAKLDALKK; this comes from the coding sequence ATGAAGAAGATCCTTCTGACGCTTGTCGCTGCGGCGGCACTGACTTCCGCTTCGGCTCAGACTTCGGCCGTTACCAACGCCATTCTGAACCAGCGCCAGGGCCTGCTCGACAAAGCCCGCACCGATATCGACAAAGCAGTTCTCAACGAGAAGACCTCCACCAAAGCCAAAACCTGGTACACGCGGGGTGAAATCTACGAAGCTATGGCGGCCAGCCCCATCTACGGGAAGTCGCTGGGTGCCGGTGAAGGTACGCGCACGGCATTTGAGTCGTACAAGAAAACCATCGAGCTTGAAGGTAAAGACGGTGAGTACGGTAAGCAGGCCACCGCTAAACTCGATAACCTGTATGGCATGGCGCTGAACGCCGGCGTGGAAAGCTACAATGGCAAAGACTACGACGGAGCCATCAAGTCGTACCAGATGGCCCAGCAGATCCGTCCGCAGGATACCACGGCGTATTTGTACTCTGCCTATGCGGCGGAAGCCAAGAATGATTTTGCCACCGCAAAGTCTACGTATGGCCAGCTGATTGCCATGAACTACAAGTCGCCGCAGATGTACGGCCGCATGTTGCAGATTGCCCGTCAGGAAAAGAACGAAGCTGAGGCAGCTAAAGTGATTCAGCAGGCGCTGCAGGCGTATCCCAACAACAAGGGCTTCATGCTGGAAGACCTGAACGCCGATCTGAGCGCCGGCCGTGGCAAGGAAGCGCTGGCCAAAATCGACAAAGCCATTGCGGCCGACCCGAAGAACGCCAACCTGTACGCTGTTAAAGGTTCTTTGCTGGACCAGGCCAAGCAGCCCGAAGAAGCCCTGAAAGCGTATCGCCAAGCCGTAGAAGCAGAGCCAACCAACTTCGACGCCAACTTTAACTTAGGCGTATACAACTATAACAAGGCGGCTGACCTGTACACCAAAGCCAGCAAGATGGATCTTGCCACGTACAATAAGAGTGGTAAGAAGTTTGAAGCTGATGGCAAGAAGTATTTCGCTGAAGCGCTGCCTTACTTCGAAAAAGCGCTGGCTGCTCAGCCGGAAGATCGGGCTACCATTTCGTCTCTGGGCAAGGTATATACCAAGCTCGGCCGCAACGCCGATGCCGAGCGTATGAACGCCAAGCTTGACGCGCTGAAGAAATAG
- the hisIE gene encoding bifunctional phosphoribosyl-AMP cyclohydrolase/phosphoribosyl-ATP diphosphatase HisIE, whose product MNFAKMPDGLIPVIVQDAHTGQVLMLGYQNEEAQRVTRQTGRVTFFSRSKQRLWTKGETSGNYLTVVSEHEDCDQDALLILARPDGPTCHRGTTSCFEQPQQTRYPAPAVSFVAELERLVQRRHQHPDEDPKSYTASLFRKGMPKIAQKVGEEAVETVIDAVGGNVEGLKGEAADLLYHLLVLLTASGLSMEDVVDVLKQRHTTISGGVRRE is encoded by the coding sequence ATGAATTTTGCCAAAATGCCCGATGGGCTGATTCCGGTGATTGTGCAGGATGCCCACACGGGGCAGGTGCTGATGCTGGGCTACCAGAACGAGGAAGCGCAGCGTGTGACCCGCCAGACGGGCCGCGTGACGTTCTTCTCCCGCTCCAAGCAGCGCCTCTGGACTAAGGGCGAAACCTCCGGCAACTACCTCACCGTGGTGAGTGAGCACGAGGACTGCGACCAGGACGCCCTGCTCATCCTGGCCCGCCCCGACGGCCCCACCTGTCACCGGGGCACCACCAGCTGCTTCGAGCAGCCCCAGCAGACGCGCTACCCGGCTCCGGCCGTGAGCTTCGTGGCAGAGCTGGAGCGCCTGGTGCAGCGCCGCCACCAGCACCCCGACGAAGACCCCAAGTCGTACACCGCTTCCCTGTTCCGCAAGGGCATGCCCAAAATCGCCCAGAAAGTGGGAGAGGAGGCCGTGGAAACCGTCATCGACGCCGTGGGCGGAAACGTGGAGGGCCTGAAAGGCGAGGCCGCCGACCTGCTTTACCATTTGTTGGTACTGCTGACGGCCTCCGGACTTTCCATGGAAGACGTGGTAGACGTGCTCAAGCAGCGCCACACTACCATTTCCGGCGGGGTGCGCCGGGAGTAG
- the hisF gene encoding imidazole glycerol phosphate synthase subunit HisF gives MLTKRIIPCLDVKDGRTVKGVRFEGLRDAGDPVALAARYAREGADELVFLDITATNQKRATLVTLVRDVARELDIPFTVGGGIGTVSDVEALLMNGADKVSINSAALARPELIDELAARFGSQCIVVAADARYNDADGWQIYTRAGTHNTGRDAVQWCREAAERGAGEILLTSMSNDGTKDGFALDITGAVSRAVTIPVIASGGAGSKQDFTNVFQQAHADAGLAASIFHFGEIGIRELKEHLRQDGIAVRL, from the coding sequence ATGCTAACCAAACGAATCATACCCTGCCTCGACGTGAAGGACGGGCGCACCGTGAAAGGGGTGCGCTTCGAGGGCCTGCGCGACGCCGGCGACCCGGTGGCCCTGGCCGCCCGCTATGCCCGCGAAGGCGCCGACGAGCTGGTGTTCCTCGATATCACCGCCACCAACCAGAAGCGCGCCACGCTGGTGACCCTGGTGCGCGACGTGGCCCGGGAGCTGGACATTCCGTTCACCGTGGGCGGCGGCATCGGCACCGTGTCCGATGTGGAGGCACTGCTGATGAACGGGGCCGATAAAGTAAGCATCAACTCGGCCGCGTTGGCGCGCCCCGAGCTGATTGACGAGTTGGCGGCCCGCTTCGGCTCCCAGTGCATCGTGGTTGCCGCCGATGCCCGCTATAACGACGCCGATGGCTGGCAGATCTACACCCGGGCCGGCACCCACAACACCGGCCGCGACGCAGTGCAGTGGTGCCGGGAAGCTGCCGAGCGGGGCGCGGGCGAAATCCTGCTGACCTCCATGAGCAACGACGGCACCAAGGACGGCTTCGCGCTGGACATCACCGGGGCCGTGAGCCGGGCCGTGACCATCCCGGTCATTGCCAGCGGCGGCGCGGGCTCCAAGCAGGACTTCACCAACGTGTTCCAGCAGGCCCACGCCGACGCCGGCCTCGCCGCCAGCATCTTCCACTTCGGCGAAATCGGCATCCGCGAGCTGAAAGAACACCTGCGCCAGGACGGCATTGCCGTGCGGCTGTAA
- the hisA gene encoding 1-(5-phosphoribosyl)-5-[(5-phosphoribosylamino)methylideneamino]imidazole-4-carboxamide isomerase, translating to MEIIPAIDLIGGQCVRLTEGDFAQQTTYDADPLAVAQRFEAAGVKRLHLVDLDGARAKRPVNLPVLERIARHTSLHIDFGGGLQSEEAVRQAFDAGAQQITAGSIAVREPETVNGWLHAFGADRIIIGADYRDNHISINAWAEQSERTLREFVEGYLASGATTFICTDVSKDGKLQGPSLATYTELREQLPAARLIASGGVTTIADVEALAAVGMHGAIIGKAIYEGTITLQQLQPWL from the coding sequence ATGGAAATTATTCCCGCTATTGACCTCATAGGCGGCCAGTGCGTGCGCCTGACGGAGGGCGACTTTGCCCAGCAGACCACCTACGACGCCGACCCGCTGGCCGTGGCCCAACGCTTCGAGGCCGCCGGCGTGAAGCGCCTGCACCTGGTGGACCTCGACGGAGCCCGTGCCAAGCGCCCCGTGAACCTGCCCGTACTGGAGCGCATTGCCCGCCACACCAGCCTGCACATCGACTTCGGGGGCGGGCTGCAGAGTGAGGAAGCCGTGCGCCAGGCCTTCGACGCCGGAGCCCAGCAGATTACCGCCGGCAGCATTGCCGTGCGCGAGCCCGAAACCGTGAATGGCTGGCTCCATGCCTTCGGGGCCGACCGTATCATCATCGGGGCCGACTACCGCGACAACCACATTTCCATCAACGCCTGGGCCGAGCAGAGCGAGCGGACCCTGCGCGAGTTCGTGGAGGGCTACCTGGCCAGCGGCGCCACCACCTTTATCTGCACCGACGTGAGCAAGGACGGCAAGCTCCAGGGCCCGTCGCTGGCTACGTACACGGAGTTGCGCGAGCAGCTGCCTGCCGCCCGCCTCATTGCCAGCGGCGGCGTGACCACCATTGCCGACGTGGAGGCCCTGGCCGCCGTGGGCATGCACGGGGCCATCATCGGCAAAGCCATCTACGAAGGCACTATCACGCTGCAGCAGCTACAGCCCTGGCTGTAA
- the hisH gene encoding imidazole glycerol phosphate synthase subunit HisH has translation MEIAIVDYKGGNVQSVLFALERLGVQATLTADHDVIRRADKVLFPGEGEAASAMRELRAQGLHELLPTLTQPFLGICLGMQLLGRHTQEGGGTELLGILPFDVVRFPATAEYKVPHMGWNNLQALRGPLFEGLSAEDYVYFVHSYYAPVGGYTIAEAAYPAPFSAAVQHENFYAVQFHTEKSGPVGTRILENFLKL, from the coding sequence ATGGAAATAGCCATAGTAGATTACAAAGGCGGCAACGTGCAGTCGGTGCTGTTTGCGCTGGAACGGCTGGGCGTGCAGGCCACGCTCACGGCCGATCACGACGTGATTCGCCGCGCCGATAAGGTGCTGTTCCCGGGTGAGGGCGAGGCTGCCTCCGCCATGCGGGAGCTGCGGGCCCAAGGGTTGCACGAACTGCTGCCCACGCTCACGCAGCCGTTCCTGGGCATCTGCCTGGGCATGCAGTTGCTGGGCCGCCACACCCAGGAGGGCGGCGGTACCGAACTGCTCGGGATTCTCCCGTTCGACGTGGTTCGGTTCCCGGCCACCGCGGAGTATAAAGTGCCACACATGGGCTGGAACAACCTGCAGGCGTTGCGCGGCCCGCTGTTCGAAGGCCTCAGTGCCGAGGACTACGTGTACTTCGTGCACAGCTACTACGCCCCGGTAGGCGGGTATACCATTGCCGAGGCCGCGTACCCCGCGCCGTTCAGCGCCGCCGTGCAGCACGAGAACTTCTACGCCGTGCAGTTCCACACCGAAAAGAGCGGCCCCGTCGGCACCCGCATCCTGGAAAACTTTCTCAAGCTGTAA
- the hisB gene encoding bifunctional histidinol-phosphatase/imidazoleglycerol-phosphate dehydratase HisB produces MKKVLFIDRDGTILIEPPTDFQVDALTREKFQFVPGAITGLSRIARELDYELVLVSNQDGLGTASYPEDTFWPAHNMMLDVLRSEGVEFVREHIDRSFPHENLPTRKPGTGMLTQYLGEGSGYDLKNSFVIGDRLTDVELAQNLGCQSILLKPEGEGDDRAALTTMSWEKIYQFLRLPARTAVVQRDTNETKISIELNLDGNGRPEMHTGLGFFDHMLDQLSKHSGVDMKITVQGDLHIDEHHTIEDTAIALGEAFTQALGDKRGLARYGFLLPMDDVLAQAAIDFSGRPWIVWDAEFKREKVGDMPCEMFYHFFKSFSDAARCNLNIKSEGQNEHHKIEAIFKAVAKSIKMALVRDAGRMEIPSTKGIL; encoded by the coding sequence ATGAAAAAAGTACTCTTCATTGACCGCGACGGGACCATCCTCATCGAGCCGCCGACGGATTTCCAGGTGGACGCGCTGACGCGGGAAAAATTTCAGTTTGTACCCGGTGCCATCACCGGCCTCTCGCGCATTGCCCGCGAGCTGGATTACGAGCTGGTGCTGGTGAGCAACCAGGACGGCCTCGGCACCGCTAGCTACCCGGAGGATACCTTCTGGCCAGCGCACAATATGATGCTCGACGTACTGCGCTCGGAAGGAGTGGAGTTCGTGCGGGAGCACATCGACCGGAGCTTTCCCCACGAGAACCTGCCCACCCGCAAGCCCGGCACCGGCATGCTCACCCAGTACTTGGGCGAGGGCAGCGGCTACGACCTCAAAAATTCCTTCGTCATCGGCGACCGGCTAACCGACGTGGAGCTGGCCCAGAACCTGGGCTGCCAGTCCATCCTGCTGAAGCCGGAAGGGGAGGGCGACGACCGCGCCGCGCTGACCACCATGAGTTGGGAGAAAATATACCAGTTCCTGCGGCTGCCCGCCCGCACCGCCGTGGTACAACGCGACACCAACGAAACTAAAATCAGTATCGAGCTGAACCTCGACGGCAACGGCCGCCCCGAGATGCATACCGGTCTGGGCTTCTTCGACCACATGCTCGACCAGCTCAGCAAGCATTCGGGCGTGGATATGAAAATCACGGTGCAGGGCGACCTGCACATCGACGAGCACCACACCATCGAGGATACGGCCATTGCCTTGGGCGAGGCCTTCACCCAGGCTCTCGGCGATAAGCGCGGCCTGGCCCGCTACGGCTTCCTGCTGCCCATGGACGACGTGTTGGCTCAGGCCGCCATCGACTTCTCGGGCCGCCCCTGGATTGTGTGGGATGCCGAGTTTAAGCGTGAGAAAGTAGGGGATATGCCCTGCGAAATGTTTTACCATTTCTTCAAGAGCTTCTCCGATGCCGCCCGCTGCAACCTCAACATCAAATCCGAGGGCCAGAACGAGCACCACAAGATCGAAGCCATTTTCAAGGCCGTAGCCAAGTCCATCAAAATGGCTCTGGTGCGCGACGCCGGCCGCATGGAAATTCCCAGCACGAAAGGCATTTTGTAG
- the hisC gene encoding histidinol-phosphate transaminase → MFNLDSLVRPNLRDMKPYSSARDEFQGEAQVMLDANENSLGSAGPDQFNRYPDPLQRAVKAELAQLKAVRPEQIFLGNGSDEAIDLLVRLTCVPGHDSLLILPPTYGMYEVAANLNDVRVERLQLTPDFQLSPEIVAGVLASDAKIVWLCSPNNPTGNLLHAEAIEEILRGFRGLVVVDEAYADFAAAPSWTTRLAEFPNLVVLQTFSKAWGLAGLRLGMAFASPEIIGYLNKIKPPYNVSEATQRFALQALCDADRFEALRQQLLVGRDWLAERLPALPIVAEVFPSDANFLLVRFHPDATAVYDFLVARGIIVRNRTTQPGCAGTLRLTVGTPAENELLLQALREFAG, encoded by the coding sequence ATGTTCAACCTCGATAGCCTCGTACGCCCCAACCTTCGGGATATGAAGCCCTACTCGTCGGCCCGCGACGAATTCCAGGGCGAGGCCCAGGTCATGCTCGACGCCAATGAGAACAGCCTCGGCAGCGCCGGTCCCGACCAGTTCAACCGCTACCCCGACCCGCTGCAGCGCGCCGTAAAGGCCGAGCTGGCCCAGCTCAAAGCCGTACGTCCCGAGCAGATTTTCCTCGGCAACGGCTCCGATGAAGCCATCGACCTGCTGGTGCGCCTCACCTGCGTGCCCGGCCACGACAGTCTACTGATCCTGCCGCCCACCTACGGCATGTACGAGGTGGCCGCTAACCTGAACGACGTGCGCGTGGAGCGCCTGCAGCTGACGCCCGACTTCCAGCTCTCGCCCGAAATCGTGGCCGGTGTCCTGGCTTCCGACGCCAAAATCGTGTGGCTTTGCTCGCCCAACAACCCCACCGGCAACCTGCTCCATGCCGAAGCCATCGAGGAAATCCTGCGAGGTTTCCGCGGGCTGGTAGTGGTAGATGAGGCTTACGCCGATTTCGCCGCTGCCCCCAGCTGGACTACCCGCCTGGCCGAATTCCCCAACCTGGTGGTGCTGCAAACCTTCTCGAAGGCCTGGGGTCTGGCCGGTCTGCGCCTGGGCATGGCCTTCGCCTCGCCGGAAATCATCGGCTACCTCAACAAAATCAAGCCGCCCTACAACGTGTCGGAAGCCACGCAGCGTTTCGCCCTGCAAGCCCTGTGCGACGCCGACCGGTTCGAAGCGTTACGCCAGCAGCTGCTGGTAGGCCGCGACTGGCTGGCCGAGCGCCTGCCCGCGCTGCCCATCGTGGCGGAGGTGTTCCCCTCGGATGCCAACTTCCTGCTGGTCCGTTTTCACCCCGACGCCACGGCCGTGTACGATTTCCTGGTAGCCCGGGGCATCATCGTGCGCAACCGCACTACTCAGCCCGGCTGCGCCGGCACTCTCCGCCTCACCGTAGGCACCCCCGCCGAGAACGAGCTGCTGCTCCAAGCCCTGCGGGAGTTTGCGGGGTAG